The Pedosphaera parvula Ellin514 genomic sequence GCGAAGCTTTTCCATTGCCTTGCGTGATGTTTACCGATCTGAAGATGCCTTTCATGAATGGCTTCGAACTTTTGGAATGGCTGAAAGGCAAACCGGAATATTCAATGATGCCGGTGATTGTATTCACCTCGTTTAAAGGCGAGGAAGTGAAGCGTGTCTATTCACTGGGGGCAGATTATTTTGTGGCCAAAACCGGCAGTCTCGATGGTTTTATCGAGTCCATTCAGGAAGCTGCGGGCGAGTGGTGGTGGTGTGAACAGCCAGCTCTCCAGGTCAAGGCCTGCCAGCCTGGTGCATTTTGAACTTTTGCATGGTCCTTCAAGCCATCACTGGTTTCAGTGAGGGAAACTGTTTAAGGACAGAACCATTAGTCTTTGAGGCTGGCTGCAGGGCGCAGGGACTTTCTGGGAAGTCCTGGCTTACTTGGAGAAAGTTGTTCCAAAAAAAGAAGGCAACTTCCATAGACAAAAGGACCGGCATTTGGACCAGGTGCAGTAGGCCGAAAGTGGCGGCTACTTGCAGGTGCGAGCGTTAATCAGTTCGATTGGGGAGACGGTTGTGTGCCTTCGGAACTGTAAATCAAAATCTGGTAGTGGGTTTCCGGGCAGTAGAAAAGAATTTGGTAGCCTTGCAGATTCAGCATGCGGGCAGCGCTATGGGCCGTGAGGCTAAAACCATAGTTTTCCGCCTCAGCAGGATTTTTAGTCCAGCGGTTATCATGAGTCAAAAACTGCGCCGTCTGTATGTCTTGAATAAGCACGTTCATTGATCCTGCCCAACCATAGCCAATGCGCATGCGCATGATAAGTCGCATGCGTTCTGAATTCAGTGTCATGGTTGTTCCTACAAATCTGTGAGCAACCCGGGGGCAAGAATCGGATTAGGTGAGAAATGAAGGAAGGCTGCCAATTACTAACGATGCCATGGCCAAGATCTATTACGAATGAAGATGCAGATGACTCTCTTTTTTCTCCTTGGAAATTCCAGTTCCAATCTCTTCCGTTCATCCAAACCGAAGGCTCGCAAAAATCATCCCACCGGTCTGAAGAAGTCAAAAGTGGATACAACGAGTTTATTTATGAAGTTTCGTCTGCCCATAATGCCCTCTTAAAAGTGGCAAATCTCCCCATGGAATGTGCAAAGCTGAAGCGATAGTCTTATGCGTTAACTGTGCGGGGGAAAGGGACGCAGTTGATAAAGGGGCGGTGATCTGTGACACAGATTACCGCTCCTGTTCATTCATTGCCGCCGTGTAAAACAATTTCAGTTGATACATTCGAACTGGGAATGAAATGTACGAGACGCTTTCCCGGATGGTAATGAAGGACCTTTT encodes the following:
- a CDS encoding response regulator, which encodes MTKRTILVVEDNPDDVLLFHQAMHSNRIANPIRRVENGLEAVAYLEGKGKYMDREAFPLPCVMFTDLKMPFMNGFELLEWLKGKPEYSMMPVIVFTSFKGEEVKRVYSLGADYFVAKTGSLDGFIESIQEAAGEWWWCEQPALQVKACQPGAF